The genome window ATCCTGCACGAACGAGGGTACCGCAAATAGACACGTTGCAAAAGATACCTCTTTGGGGAAAGAAAGATCCACTTGCCAATTATAACACATTTTGACAGAAAGAAGAGCGGCAAGAGTTCGATGGAATCACAGGTCTCTCTTCtctgagcaaatccagtggtagtggatctggtgatgtgatataggtagtatgtcacaacccctataatttaaccttgtgttgcgtatcatcacgtcctgtatggaatgtactgtaaatatggacctacgtatccactacggtgagattaacagagtttatcagacccaatgCATACACGGATGTGTAGGTGATGTTTCTTGCCTTCGTGGGGAGAAACGGGTGAGAaagtggcttgtttgatacagctttcatggGTCTTCCCCATGGTCGCGGAaccgtacggatcgaaacgatcgCACGGGTATTGAGCCGCTGTGGTCGGAATGGCCGGAACTAGCCTTAAATGGCAAGAATTTGCCGTTGTATACGGTGTGAAAGTAGACTGTTGTTTAGGTTATATACACACCCAACTGAGTGTGTCTTACAACAGACGGCCATTGTGTATGGTTAGGTCATAAGTTATGACTGGTAATTTCGATATTTGTCGTTGGGTATGACACCGAAACCATAACCAATTTATTGGTGAGCTATGCTGGATAGCGTATAATACTAAGGCCGCTGTCCATAAGCGTGCTAGAAAAGTTATGTCATTGTGTATGACTCCCTTTTATTTAGCCAAACTATTGGTGAGttacattggatgatgtagaAAACTAGCCAGCTCCACTGGTGggccactggatttgctcaaacACGGATATGTGTGGCACTTATGGCCTGGAACGGAAGGTAGCCAAGCCTGGAGGCTTGTGTTGGCTCCTGCGGTCCGTGCGGCTTTTCCGATGGCGTTTACTGCTTTTGAATTGCGTTacgttgtttcgttgttctttcctttgttgaaattgttgttgataTCATGGCTGCTGACGGTGCTAATGCGTTTCGTGGTGCGCTCGGGCGGATCGGATGGTCTGTTCCTGCGGCAAACGCGTTTACGAACGAAGGTTTTGATGCGATGGACTCCCTTGGCTTGGTTACTTGTGACCGTCTCAAGGATATCTGCAAGATCATTCGTCGCGGTACCGATGGTGTGGCCGCAGTGCCAGCTGCTGGTGGAAAcgctgcggtggcggcggcgcctGGCATCCCTGGGATAGCGATCCCCATGATGTGGGAGTACAAGCTAAGCGGAATGCATCTCTGGGTGTCTGAGCGTCTCCAACAGGGGACTCCGGTTGTTGCGGCGGACTTTACTGCGGCTATCGGAAACCTGTACACCAGGAAGGTGCGTGAACTAGAAGAAGCGAAGGATGAGGAGGATGTCCAAGTCAAGCCTCCGGCTCCGTTCTCGAAGCAAACGAAGTGGATTCCGTTCTTCAAGTTGTTGGTCAACTATTTGAGCTCCGTGACGGGTGTTAACAAAGTGCCGTTGGATTATGTTGTCCGGAAAGATGACGACGTCGCTGCACCGGATACCGAGTTTGAGATGGAGCACGAGAAGTTGGTCTTGTTGACTCCCCATACGGGGACGGcgttcgacaaagacaacgGAAAAGTTTGGATCCAGGTgaagcagttgactgtgaacggtCCGGCCTGGACCTACGTCGCTcctttcgagaagaaacgcgaCGGTCGTGGAGCGGTCTAGGCTTTGAATTGTCACTATGAAGGTGATGCGGTGATGTCCAAGTCAAAGGCGGCTGCGTTCGATGTGCTCGAGCACACCACCTACACTGGCGAGCGTCGTCACTTCGGGATGGAAAAGTACACAAATGCTTTGTCAACGGCGTTCCAGACTCTTGACGAGTATGGCGAGACATTGACGGAGTCCAGGAAGGTGGATGTCTTCTTGCGCAATAACCATTGCACAGATCCTTAGATGCTCTCGGGAATTGCGGTAATTCAAGGCGACGCGGACCGCATGTCTAATTTTGCAAAGGCGGCCGATTATTTGGCCTTGTTTACTAACACTGATACCTCTCAGAAGACAGGTCGGTCAATTTCAAGCGCTCAGCGGACTagtaacaacaagaagaagccggcCATTCGAGCTGGCAATTATACTCCAAATGAATGGCATCAACTTTCAGataaggaaaaagacaaagtCCGAGCCAAGCGAGCGGCCGCGAAGCCTCTCGCAACAAGAACAAGCGCTCAGCTGCGGCAATCACTCGTTCGAGTGAGAAACCTGACAAGGGGAGTGCGGATGGTGTAACCAATGCAGGTGATCAGTTTGCTCtctcgaacaagaagaagaaaagaaagacagTTGGTTTTGAAGGCGAAACGAGCGATTGACTCGTTGGGGTTGACGAGATGTTGTCAGCCACCCTAGTTCGAGGCCTCATGAAGCTTTCAATTGCTGGATTGCGGTCTAGTAAGAGATGGACCAAAGTTTGTGGCGACCGTGGCATTGGTCGAATGATTTCGGGATCTAGAAGTTCAAGATTTGAAGGTCAAGTAGATCTTGACTCCCATGCAGATACATGTATTATGGGAAAGGTGTTCCACATATACAGTGCAACCGGGCAGAAATGCACGGTTATGCCGTATTCGGATAAGTACAAACCAAGAGTTGTTGAGGTTGCAGATGGATGTACTGCATTTGATGACCCGGTCACCGGTGAGACGTTCATTTTGGATGTGTTCCAGGCATTGGACATGACGGGTGACTTGCAGGACCCTTCATTGTTGTGCCCGAACCAATTGCGTGCGAATGGTTTAATTGTGGACAATGTTCCCAAACATTTGTGTCACAACCGCGAATCAACTCACTCTATTTATATTCCTGAGATGAAATTGcgtatttctttggaattgcAGGGAGTTATGTCAGGGTTCCAGGCACGGTTGCCTACCCAGACGGAGATTGAGACTTGCGTTCATGTCAAACTCACTGCACAGGAAGCGTGGGATCCTAGTTCTGACGAGCTAGAACAACAAGAGCGTTTGAAGGAGACTCGGTTGTCTAACGTAGCTGGCACCGTGTCTACGTTATTTTCGGGTCGAAAATCAGAGATCTCAGCAGTCTTATCGTCCGTCAGCTCTATGCTTGTGGATGATGACTTTGTTTGTGGAATGGAACAGTCTGTTCGGATCACATTGGCTGTGGCTAGTAGTACTGTGTGTACCAAGTCGCGGCACTCAACGATGGAACCGATGGAACTATCTTGTCGTTGGGGCATCGGCCTCTCGACGGCACAGAAAACTTTGAAAGTGACAACCCAGAAAGGTTTGCGGACTGCTGTTCATCCGTTGCATTGCCGGTATCGcacgcaacagcagcagcttcgtTACAATCGTCTGAACTCCAAATTTTACtctgacaccatgttttcttcatcggtTTCTCTGCGAGGCAATACTTGTGGGCAAATCTTTGTGAATGATTTGAACTATAGTAAGTTTATACCAATGAAGAGCAAGGGTGACGCTGGAATGGCGTTGGAAGAACTCTTTCAGGACGTCGGGGTGCCAACGCATATGCACACCGACGGAGCAAAAGAGCTCACCACTGGGCACTGGCGGAAAGTTTGCCAGAGCTACGGTCCGGTGAAGCAGACCATGTCTGAACCACTGACCCCGTGGCAAAACCGGGCGGAATCGGAGATCCGGGAACTCAAGAAACAAGTGCTTTGTATTATGTCCCATGAGGGTATTCCGCAAAGATTTTGGGATTATGTTGCCGAGTACGTTTCGGAGATTCGGTCTCGGACTGCTCACCCATTGTACAATCTCAAAGGTAGGACACCCATTGAGCATGTCACCGGGGAGACCCCGGATATCATGGAGTGGCTGGAGTACAGGATGTACCAGCCTGTGTGGTACTTGGACCCTGGGGACTTCCCAgaggagaagaaattgcttggccgGTGGTTGGGTCCTGCACACAGAGTCGGACAGGCGTTCTGTTGCTGGATCGTTCCCAAGTCGGGACGAGTGATTGCACGGTCTACGGTGCAGCCAGTTTCAGAAGACGAGCGTGGATTGGACAGTTTCAAGACTAGGTTGAAGGATTTTGACAAGTCAGTCCAGGACTTCCTCAACAGGGGCGACACACATGTACCGGATGGTGGCATTAGCTGGAAAGCTGACCGTGTGTACGCTGCAATCGATGAAGATATCGACCCCGTAGAACAGGAGTCCACCATGCCAGAGGCTGATGAATACACAGAAGAATCCTTTGATAAGTATCTCTCGGCAGAAGTAGTGTTAGCATTGGGGGACGGAAAGCAGCGGGCCAAAGTTACCGGTCGAAAGCGGGATACGGATGGAAACCCCGTTGGCGTTGCAAATTCtaacccaattttggatacCCGTGTTTACACAGTCGAGTTCCCGGATGGGACCGAAAAGGAGTATTCCGCTAACATTATTGCAGAGTCCCTGTACTCTGAAGTTGATCAAGATGGACGGCAGTTCCAATTGATTGACGAGATCATTGACCATTCTTCCGACGCGTCTGCAGTCTCTCGGGACAACATGTATGTGGACAAAGATGGTTCCAATCGGCATTTGCGTCGGACGACCAAAggttggaagcttttgattcaatggaaagacgggacGTCCACGTGGGAGCGCCTTGCCAACCTTAAGGAATCAAACCCTGTGCAAGTTGCTGAATATGCAGTTGCTAACAAGCTTGCAGAGGAACCGGCGTTTATCTGgtggatcaaagacgttctacgacgtcgcgatcggattATTTCTAAGGTAAAAGCTCGGTactggaaacgcactcacaaatttggtattcgtGTTCCCAAGTCTgtaaaggaagctttggagatTGACGCGGAAATGGGGAccgatttctggaaacgtgcaatcgagaaagagatggcaaacgttatgccagcattcaagtTCCTCAAAGGGGACGAAAATCTCCCGGTTGGTTGCCAGAAAATTGATTGTCATATTATATTTGATCTGAAACTCGATTTGACTCGCAAGGCACGGTATGTGGCTGGGGGACACATGACGGAAGCACGGGCGGCGTTGACTTATTTGTCGGTAGTGTCTAGAGAAAGTGTACGGATTGCATTTATGGCGGCAGCGTTAAACgggttggacattttggcggcggatgcgcagaatgcttatctAAACGCGGATTGTCgggaaagtgtgtatacCATTGCGGGTCCGGAGTTTGGTGCAGCTAGACAGGGGCTTCGAGTGTTAATTGTTTGAGCACTATATGGTTTAATGAGTTCCGGCGCGGCGTGGCATGCGCACTTAGCGCAAACAATGTCTGATTTGAAGTTTCGACCCTGCGTGGCGGATCCTGATGTTTGGTTGCAACCCGCTGTCAAAGGTAATGGGGACAAATACTATGAATATGTACTCAtttatgttgatgacattttggcagTTTCAGAGAAGCCGGCTCGGATTATGGGAACGTTATCAGGTCTCTATAAGTTTAAAGAAGATCCAAAgacccggaagaagtatggtCCTCCCAATCGTTATTTAGGTGCTAACGTTGGAAAGTATAAATTGCCAGGAGCTACCAAAGAGCATTGGTATATGAGTTCGGACAACTACGTGAAAGCTGCGGTAACtaatgttgaaaatgagcTTTTCAAAGTTGGGCAGAGGTCTACCACGCGGTCGGGACACACCGTTATGTCGCAATTGTACTGTCCGGAATTGGATGTGTTGCCTGTGTTGGGAGCGGACAAAGCTAACTATTACCAGAACCTAATTGGATAGCAATGGGCAGTTGAATTGGGGCGGATCAATATCTTTGTGCAAGTTTTGATGTTGTCGCAATATCTCGCTCAGCCCAgggagggacatttggatcaagtgttCCACATATTTGGATATCTAAAGGTGCATGGACAATCTAAAGTTGTTTTCGACAATACGTTTATTTTGTGGAAAGACAAGTTTACTCAGTGTGATTGGCAGGATTTCTATCCCAATGCAAAGGAACCGATTCCAGGTAATATGCCGGAGCCTTGTGGAAAGGAAGTTCAgttgaatgcttttgttgatgctgatcATGCGGGCAATCAGGTGACGCGTTGTTTGAGAACGggtgttttgatatttgtgaacaaggcaccggtgatatggttttcgaaacgacagaACACTGTCAAAACGTCTACAtttggttcggaatttgttgcgatgaagattgcaacggagctgttgattggtttgcggtacaaacttcaaatgatgggtttgcctctggatggaccggcGAACATTTTCGGGGACAATCAATTGGTAGTTACCAATGCGTCGCAATTGgagttggttttgaaaaagaaacatgttagCCTTTGCTATCATTGGGTGAGAGAAGCGTGTGCAGCCGAC of Phaeodactylum tricornutum CCAP 1055/1 PHATR_bd_31x35 genomic scaffold, whole genome shotgun sequence contains these proteins:
- a CDS encoding predicted protein, with protein sequence MAADGANAFRGALGRIGWSVPAANAFTNEGFDAMDSLGLVTCDRLKDICKIIRRGTDGVAAVPAAGGNAAVAAAPGIPGIAIPMMWEYKLSGMHLWVSERLQQGTPVVAADFTAAIGNLYTRKVRELEEAKDEEDVQVKPPAPFSKQTKWIPFFKLLVNYLSSVTGVNKVPLDYVVRKDDDVAAPDTEFEMEHEKLVLLTPHTGTAFDKDNGKVWIQALNCHYEGDAVMSKSKAAAFDVLEHTTYTGERRHFGMEKYTNALSTAFQTLDEYGETLTESRKMLSGIAVIQGDADRMSNFAKAADYLALFTNTDTSQKTGRSISSAQRTSNNKKKPAIRAGNYTPNEWHQLSDKEKDKVRAKRAAAKPLATRTSAQLRQSLVRMLSATLVRGLMKLSIAGLRSSKRWTKVCGDRGIGRMISGSRSSRFEGQVDLDSHADTCIMGKVFHIYSATGQKCTVMPYSDKYKPRVVEVADGCTAFDDPVTGETFILDVFQALDMTGDLQDPSLLCPNQLRANGLIVDNVPKHLCHNRESTHSIYIPEMKLRISLELQGVMSGFQARLPTQTEIETCVHVKLTAQEAWDPSSDELEQQERLKETRLSNVAGTVSTLFSGRKSEISAVLSSVSSMLVDDDFVCGMEQSVRITLAVASSTVCTKSRHSTMEPMELSCRWGIGLSTAQKTLKTMSEPLTPWQNRAESEIRELKKQVLCIMSHEGIPQRFWDYVAEYVSEIRSRTAHPLYNLKGRTPIEHVTGETPDIMEWLEYRMYQPVWYLDPGDFPEEKKLLGRWLGPAHRVGQAFCCWIVPKSGRVIARSTVQPVSEDERGLDSFKTRLKDFDKSVQDFLNRGDTHLES